A genomic segment from Saprospiraceae bacterium encodes:
- a CDS encoding acyltransferase, with product MHKRHLDSIDMLRGIVALLVCLYHFTEGFLPVESSFRYLFSRGYLGVEIFFVISGFVIPYTMYKSHYDLRQSGKFMLKRLARIEPPYWCSIILIFIIDYFSTFFKHYEDKVITVDYKDLFYHLLHINDFVNQAWMKGIYWSLAIEIQYYLLMALIFPLLLFNNKWISYSVLLIFCLGRWLEWNHTVFYYGCHFAFGIILFNAHIGTITSKHFWIAIALLFILTYWCFDIYHLSAVVFAVFFIKFFSLSIQPLKFLGKISYSFYLIHLQIGWSMIDACLRTYPNENRIQLILLAIPCVVIASYFFFVLIEKPSHLLARKFS from the coding sequence ATGCATAAAAGGCATCTGGATTCTATTGACATGTTAAGGGGCATTGTAGCATTGCTTGTGTGCCTCTACCATTTTACAGAAGGTTTTCTACCTGTTGAAAGCAGTTTTCGGTATTTGTTTTCCAGGGGTTATCTAGGGGTCGAGATCTTTTTTGTCATTTCAGGTTTTGTCATCCCGTACACCATGTACAAAAGTCATTATGATTTACGTCAATCCGGAAAATTTATGTTAAAAAGACTCGCTCGTATCGAGCCACCTTATTGGTGTAGTATTATTTTGATTTTTATAATAGACTATTTTTCTACTTTCTTTAAACATTATGAAGATAAAGTTATAACTGTTGATTACAAAGATCTTTTCTATCATTTGTTACACATCAATGATTTTGTAAATCAAGCCTGGATGAAAGGAATCTATTGGAGCCTGGCCATTGAGATCCAATATTATTTATTAATGGCTTTGATTTTTCCCTTGCTTTTATTTAATAACAAATGGATCAGTTATTCTGTATTGCTGATATTTTGTCTCGGTCGTTGGTTAGAATGGAATCATACTGTTTTTTATTACGGTTGTCACTTTGCATTTGGCATTATCCTGTTTAATGCACATATCGGAACCATCACTTCTAAACATTTTTGGATTGCAATCGCCTTATTATTTATTCTAACGTATTGGTGTTTTGATATCTATCATTTATCGGCAGTTGTTTTTGCTGTATTTTTTATCAAGTTTTTTAGTTTGTCTATACAACCCCTTAAATTTCTTGGAAAAATATCGTATTCCTTCTATTTAATCCATCTGCAGATTGGTTGGTCTATGATTGATGCATGTTTGAGAACCTATCCCAATGAAAATCGCATCCAACTGATACTACTTGCGATACCTTGTGTAGTTATCGCTTCCTATTTCTTTTTTGTTTTAATTGAAAAACCAAGTCATTTGTTGGCAAGAAAATTTAGTTGA
- a CDS encoding esterase family protein codes for MMLYRLKRSLFKCIFFISLCYVRLFGGKVDTIAIPSATMNKSFNALVFLPSNYEQNSKSYPVLYLLHGHSSDPSSWFFVIPKIREWADQYQMILVCPDGDYDSWYLDGPNKADRKFETYMALEVPKFIDQCYRSLKDRASRGISGISMGGHGAIYLALKHPGQFSCIGSSSGGLDLIPFYREWNLYQLLGDPIKNKTRWEQSSCLSLLNQQAFKNQKLYIDCGTEDFFLEVNRKFHKKLEELKIPHRYVESKGDHSIPYWKAAYEKQIAFFSKNLVASTAK; via the coding sequence ATGATGCTTTACCGGTTAAAACGATCTTTATTTAAATGCATTTTCTTTATAAGTCTCTGTTATGTCCGGTTGTTTGGAGGGAAAGTAGATACCATAGCCATCCCAAGTGCCACGATGAACAAATCCTTTAATGCCTTGGTTTTTCTTCCTTCCAATTATGAGCAGAATAGTAAATCGTATCCAGTTCTTTATTTGTTGCATGGTCACAGCAGCGATCCTTCCAGTTGGTTTTTTGTAATTCCTAAAATTCGAGAATGGGCAGATCAATATCAAATGATTTTGGTATGTCCGGACGGAGATTATGACAGTTGGTATTTGGATGGTCCCAACAAAGCAGATCGTAAATTTGAAACCTATATGGCCCTCGAAGTTCCAAAGTTTATCGATCAGTGTTACAGAAGTTTAAAAGACAGAGCATCAAGAGGAATTAGTGGAATCAGTATGGGCGGACACGGCGCAATATATTTGGCACTCAAGCATCCCGGTCAATTCAGTTGTATTGGAAGTAGCAGTGGAGGTTTGGATTTAATTCCTTTTTACAGAGAATGGAATTTATACCAACTATTAGGAGATCCTATAAAAAACAAAACCCGCTGGGAACAATCCAGTTGCTTATCACTTTTGAATCAACAAGCTTTCAAGAATCAAAAACTCTATATAGATTGTGGAACAGAGGATTTTTTTTTGGAAGTCAATCGAAAGTTTCATAAGAAATTGGAAGAATTAAAAATCCCACATCGTTACGTTGAAAGTAAAGGGGATCATAGCATTCCTTATTGGAAGGCTGCATATGAAAAGCAAATTGCATTTTTTAGCAAGAATTTAGTTGCCAGTACTGCGAAATAA
- a CDS encoding UDP-3-O-(3-hydroxymyristoyl)glucosamine N-acyltransferase, whose protein sequence is MKLSNPIPVKQLADRFNMKLIGNPDQLIYGINEIHKVISGDLTFVDVEKYYSKSINSDATVILINKETDCPDGKTLLITPEPFEIYNQLVLEHRPFKIQNQAIAETAFIHPTAIIESQVVIGHHVVIGAHSYIQSNAVLGEYTVIGNHVTIQSGTLIGTDAFYFKKTAQGYRKWRSCGRVIIHDQADIGAGCTINKGVSGDTIIGEETKIDCQVHVGHGVVIGKQCLIAAQVGIAGKTKIGNQVTIYGQVGIAQNIEIGDKVVLLARSGVGKNLESGKTYFGTPCEEARSMMKEMATVKKLVEEYHSKK, encoded by the coding sequence ATGAAATTAAGCAATCCAATTCCTGTAAAACAACTGGCAGACCGATTTAATATGAAGTTAATCGGAAATCCGGATCAATTAATTTATGGGATCAATGAAATCCATAAAGTGATCTCGGGTGATTTGACTTTTGTTGATGTGGAGAAATATTATTCAAAATCGATAAATTCAGATGCAACAGTTATTTTAATTAATAAAGAAACGGATTGTCCTGATGGTAAAACTTTATTGATAACTCCAGAACCATTTGAGATATACAATCAATTGGTTTTAGAGCATAGGCCTTTTAAAATTCAAAATCAAGCTATTGCTGAAACCGCCTTTATTCATCCTACAGCGATCATTGAATCGCAAGTTGTTATAGGTCATCATGTAGTGATAGGAGCCCACAGTTATATTCAAAGCAATGCGGTTTTGGGTGAATACACAGTAATTGGCAACCATGTAACCATTCAATCAGGTACTCTAATAGGTACAGATGCTTTTTACTTTAAAAAGACAGCTCAGGGATACCGCAAATGGAGATCTTGTGGAAGAGTCATTATCCACGATCAGGCAGATATTGGTGCTGGTTGTACTATAAATAAAGGAGTCTCAGGGGATACCATCATTGGAGAAGAAACTAAAATAGATTGTCAGGTCCATGTAGGGCATGGTGTTGTTATCGGTAAACAATGCCTGATCGCTGCACAGGTTGGAATTGCAGGTAAAACAAAAATAGGAAATCAAGTCACGATCTATGGTCAAGTTGGCATCGCCCAAAATATTGAAATCGGCGACAAAGTAGTTTTATTGGCACGTTCCGGAGTTGGAAAGAATTTAGAAAGCGGTAAAACCTATTTTGGCACTCCCTGTGAAGAAGCTCGCAGCATGATGAAAGAAATGGCTACCGTTAAAAAATTAGTCGAAGAATATCACAGTAAAAAATAA
- a CDS encoding DMT family transporter yields MDSVKKSFFLLHLAIFLFGFTGILGKMILLPALVLVWWRSLLTWVLMLPKMYRAKGFQKMDSKTFKRFMWIGLLVGLHWICFYGSIKLANSSVAMICLAFIPLSTAFFEALFQKKKIKTLDIGTGLIILPGMWLILQNIDFSYRLGFGVGILAAVFSAAFATLNKKYIKTSDEILISWIELFSVWCLMSILMPVVYLFDPNFKFFPSGSDWFYLLFLSYFCTVVAYVFVIRSLQNLSAFTAMLAFNMEPVYGIILAIAVLNEHRQLNLPFYIGVFIILTSVLLHPYLEKKFDRFKTN; encoded by the coding sequence ATGGATAGTGTAAAAAAGTCGTTTTTCCTCCTCCATCTGGCCATTTTTTTGTTCGGATTCACAGGTATTTTAGGTAAAATGATTCTTTTACCTGCATTAGTCCTTGTTTGGTGGCGTTCGTTACTTACCTGGGTCTTGATGTTGCCAAAAATGTACCGTGCTAAAGGTTTTCAAAAAATGGATTCCAAAACCTTCAAACGATTCATGTGGATTGGTTTATTAGTAGGACTGCATTGGATTTGCTTTTATGGATCGATAAAATTGGCAAATTCTTCAGTCGCCATGATTTGTTTAGCTTTTATTCCATTATCAACTGCATTTTTTGAAGCCCTATTCCAAAAGAAAAAAATCAAAACCCTGGATATAGGAACCGGACTCATAATACTTCCCGGCATGTGGCTTATCCTTCAAAATATTGACTTTTCCTATCGATTGGGATTTGGTGTTGGGATTTTGGCGGCTGTCTTTTCTGCCGCATTTGCCACTCTAAATAAGAAATATATTAAAACTTCTGATGAAATTCTAATAAGTTGGATTGAACTTTTCTCAGTTTGGTGCTTAATGAGCATTCTAATGCCCGTTGTTTATTTATTTGACCCGAATTTTAAATTTTTTCCCAGTGGAAGTGATTGGTTCTATTTATTATTTCTTTCCTATTTCTGCACAGTTGTTGCCTATGTTTTTGTAATCAGGTCCTTACAAAACCTAAGTGCATTTACAGCCATGCTTGCATTTAATATGGAGCCTGTTTATGGGATTATTTTGGCCATAGCTGTTTTAAATGAGCACCGGCAATTAAACCTGCCATTTTATATTGGTGTATTTATTATTTTGACCAGCGTTTTGTTACATCCGTATCTTGAAAAAAAATTTGATCGTTTTAAAACAAATTAA
- a CDS encoding cysteine protease: MELITMGMGWIPDRPDCRDFTPETPLVVDQLKNVHGLHLSKRSKKTEKPLKVPVSIDLSSYCSPIEDQKSLGACTAHAAIGLLEYFEQRAYGKYIDGSRLFLYKVSRKLLMWTGDTGAYLRTAMQALAAFGTPPEKYYPYIISKFEEEPSAFCYSFAQSYKGLKYYRLDSGNTTPTAAIANMKKNMAAGLPSMFGFTCYQSALDQSNTNGGAIPYPKNTDTVVGGHAVIAIGYDDKKVIVNKDDNSKTTGAFMIRNSWGTEWGKDGYGWLPYKYFENRLAEDIWSLVKAGWFDTGAF, translated from the coding sequence ATGGAATTAATTACAATGGGTATGGGCTGGATACCGGATCGCCCAGATTGCCGTGACTTTACTCCGGAAACACCTCTGGTTGTTGACCAACTAAAAAATGTCCATGGTTTACATTTGAGTAAACGTAGCAAAAAGACAGAAAAGCCATTAAAGGTACCTGTCTCAATTGATCTAAGTTCCTATTGTTCGCCAATAGAAGACCAAAAAAGTCTGGGAGCCTGCACTGCGCATGCCGCTATTGGTTTGTTAGAATATTTCGAACAGCGTGCCTATGGAAAATACATTGACGGCAGTCGGTTGTTTTTATATAAAGTTTCAAGGAAATTGCTGATGTGGACTGGTGATACGGGTGCGTATTTACGAACCGCCATGCAAGCACTTGCTGCATTTGGTACGCCTCCTGAAAAATATTATCCCTATATAATTTCAAAATTTGAAGAAGAACCTTCTGCCTTTTGTTATTCGTTTGCTCAAAGTTATAAAGGCTTAAAATATTACAGGTTGGATTCTGGAAATACAACTCCAACAGCAGCGATTGCCAATATGAAAAAAAATATGGCCGCTGGATTGCCCAGCATGTTTGGATTCACCTGTTACCAAAGTGCATTAGACCAGTCAAACACAAATGGTGGTGCCATTCCTTATCCAAAAAATACCGATACCGTGGTAGGGGGTCATGCAGTAATTGCAATTGGATATGATGATAAAAAAGTAATTGTCAATAAAGATGATAATTCCAAAACCACCGGAGCATTTATGATTCGAAATTCATGGGGAACTGAATGGGGTAAAGATGGTTATGGCTGGTTACCATATAAATATTTTGAAAATAGACTGGCGGAAGATATTTGGTCTTTAGTAAAAGCAGGATGGTTTGACACAGGAGCTTTTTAA
- a CDS encoding DNA/RNA non-specific endonuclease, producing MDSHIGYNPRFLGRAYYLPLPKLSASQKQDLIKYEGKKYKLDYIHYSVVMCKSRRLAYYTAVNIDGSCWQNNSREGSWKEEKRIANYEQLGNKLYRADQSKFDKGHLVRREDPEWGDKEISLKAGAQTFIFTNCAPQHEKLNRDIWADLEANILHAGADTLNVKVCVFTGPVLAPTDGSFVTPLENQYIQIPNLFWKVVVWKKSDNKSYAVGFIQSQESFLIEDGIIRKPLTVNSKLLCKMTDDDFFEHIRFKDGQTYQVRLEEIEKLSGLKFDWKHVKRPFNQNPMAIRGIKRSSPSNDMPAKILRQDPKSKDVCVVRWNPVYQLEGLVI from the coding sequence ATGGATTCACATATTGGATACAACCCACGATTTTTAGGAAGAGCGTATTATCTACCGCTTCCAAAATTATCTGCCAGCCAAAAACAGGATTTGATCAAATATGAAGGCAAGAAATACAAATTAGATTACATTCATTACAGTGTTGTGATGTGTAAAAGCAGACGACTTGCATATTATACTGCTGTAAATATTGACGGATCTTGTTGGCAAAACAATTCCAGAGAAGGATCCTGGAAAGAGGAAAAAAGAATTGCAAATTATGAACAACTTGGCAATAAGCTGTATCGTGCAGATCAAAGTAAATTTGACAAAGGGCATTTGGTTCGAAGAGAAGATCCGGAATGGGGAGATAAGGAAATCAGTTTGAAAGCAGGTGCACAAACATTTATTTTTACCAATTGTGCACCCCAACACGAAAAATTAAACAGGGATATCTGGGCCGACCTTGAGGCAAATATTTTACATGCAGGTGCAGATACATTGAATGTAAAAGTGTGCGTATTTACGGGACCTGTATTGGCACCCACTGATGGAAGTTTTGTTACACCACTTGAAAATCAATACATACAAATACCAAATTTATTTTGGAAGGTGGTTGTATGGAAAAAATCAGATAATAAATCATACGCAGTTGGCTTTATACAAAGTCAGGAATCCTTTTTAATTGAGGATGGTATTATACGAAAACCACTAACTGTCAATTCGAAATTGCTTTGTAAAATGACAGACGATGATTTTTTTGAACACATTCGATTTAAAGATGGTCAAACCTATCAAGTTCGATTGGAAGAAATAGAAAAGTTGAGTGGTTTAAAATTTGACTGGAAACATGTAAAAAGACCCTTTAATCAAAACCCAATGGCAATTCGTGGAATCAAGAGATCTTCACCATCAAATGATATGCCTGCTAAAATTTTAAGACAAGATCCAAAATCAAAGGATGTATGTGTTGTAAGATGGAATCCTGTGTACCAGCTGGAAGGATTGGTTATATAG
- a CDS encoding superoxide dismutase yields MPFLLPELPYPHQALEPHIDTRTMEIHHGKHHAAYTNNLNAAIKDKPQENQSIEEILQNLDMSNMPLRNNGGGYYNHCMFWEMMSPHGGGNPNGSLSEAIIRDFTSIEAFKEKFAQAAIGRFGSGWAWLCVHPGGKLEICSTPNQDNPLMPNTGCGGMPVIGLDVWEHAYYLLYQNRRPDYISGFFNVINWEYAEKRYNQFK; encoded by the coding sequence ATGCCATTCCTGTTACCAGAATTACCTTATCCGCACCAAGCACTTGAGCCGCATATTGATACAAGAACCATGGAAATTCATCATGGGAAGCATCATGCAGCTTATACCAATAACCTCAATGCTGCAATAAAGGATAAGCCACAGGAAAACCAAAGTATTGAGGAAATTTTACAAAACCTGGACATGAGCAATATGCCCCTTCGAAATAATGGAGGTGGTTATTACAATCATTGTATGTTTTGGGAAATGATGTCTCCACATGGAGGGGGTAATCCAAACGGTTCGCTCAGTGAAGCAATTATTCGTGATTTTACTTCAATTGAAGCTTTCAAAGAAAAATTTGCACAAGCTGCCATTGGCAGATTTGGTTCGGGATGGGCATGGCTGTGTGTACACCCTGGTGGTAAACTTGAAATTTGTTCCACCCCAAATCAGGATAATCCTCTAATGCCAAATACCGGTTGTGGTGGAATGCCAGTTATTGGATTGGATGTATGGGAACATGCATATTATTTATTATATCAAAACCGTCGTCCGGATTACATTTCTGGATTTTTTAATGTTATCAATTGGGAGTACGCAGAAAAACGCTACAATCAGTTTAAGTAA
- the polA gene encoding DNA polymerase I translates to MTMKKLFLLDGHALVYRAHYAFITRPLINSKGLNTSAISGFTRTLWDIIQNEKPTHLAVAFDLSGPTFRHKEFPAYKANREAQPEDITKAFPYIEELVKAFNIPIITVEAFEADDIIGTIAKQAAREGFTVYMVTPDKDYGQLVEEQIFMYKPSRQGNGVDILGPKEITSSWGIQRVDQVIDLLGLMGDAVDNIPGIPGVGEKTAVKLLEEYDTIENLIQHKDQLAGKLKEKVNEHADLALLSKKLATIDIHAPIQFDEKMYRVEGFDKTRLAELFRQLEFRTLAQTILGTTEPVQSSLFGESPEQKSEVPEKEYKVADHDISNTNHTYHLVQSDQQIEELLALLNKAEIISFDTETTGIDANQAELVGMSFCIKATDAYYVPVPDDANHANALVKKFKPLLEDKTKKFVGQNIKYDMLMMRWYGVEMPAPEFDTMIAHYLLEPDHRHKLDYLAEAYLNYKMVAIEELIGKKGSGQGSMRDVPLEKIKEYAAEDADMTLQIYKILKEDIVKENLENLIHDIELPLVSVLCEIEYEGVKIDGKFLNDYSKVLEAQIIDAEKLIYKKAGTHFNIASPKQVGEILFDKLNIPYKWKKTSTNQYSTDEEKLTELSEDFEIVNDILNHRKLSKLKSTYVDALPLMINPKTGRVHSSFNQARAATGRLASENPNLQNIPIKDEAGREIRKAFVPRDESHVLVSADYSQIELRLIAEIAQEEMMLDAFIKGQDIHRATAAKVYNVPYEEVTSDQRRNAKTVNFSILYGAGSTNISRQLGISRGDAKILIDQYFSTYKDLKSYMANVVENARANGYVKTLLGRKRVLRDINSKNALARTNAERVAINTPIQGTAADMIKIAMVNIHKRLHKEHLNSKMILQVHDELVFDVPKIELDTIKELVSYEMRHAIPNLKVPIEVGIDSGLNWLEAH, encoded by the coding sequence ATGACTATGAAAAAATTATTTTTATTGGATGGCCACGCATTGGTTTATAGAGCCCATTATGCATTTATAACAAGGCCCTTGATCAACTCAAAAGGTCTAAACACTTCGGCAATTTCCGGTTTTACCAGAACCCTGTGGGATATCATTCAAAATGAGAAACCAACACATCTCGCAGTTGCATTTGATTTATCAGGACCTACCTTTCGCCATAAAGAATTTCCAGCATACAAAGCAAATCGTGAAGCACAACCTGAAGATATCACGAAAGCATTTCCTTACATCGAAGAATTGGTGAAAGCGTTCAACATTCCAATTATTACTGTAGAAGCATTTGAGGCAGATGATATCATAGGAACTATTGCGAAACAAGCAGCCAGAGAAGGCTTTACAGTTTATATGGTTACTCCGGATAAGGATTACGGTCAATTGGTTGAGGAACAAATCTTCATGTATAAACCTTCGCGGCAAGGCAATGGGGTTGATATTTTAGGTCCGAAAGAAATTACTAGTTCGTGGGGTATTCAACGGGTGGATCAGGTGATTGATTTATTGGGATTGATGGGGGATGCAGTTGATAACATTCCGGGAATTCCTGGAGTTGGTGAAAAAACTGCGGTTAAATTATTAGAAGAATACGACACGATTGAAAATTTAATCCAACATAAAGATCAATTGGCAGGTAAACTAAAAGAAAAAGTAAATGAACATGCTGATTTAGCCTTGCTAAGCAAGAAACTGGCAACCATTGATATCCATGCGCCAATCCAGTTTGATGAAAAAATGTATCGAGTTGAGGGATTTGATAAAACCAGATTGGCTGAATTATTTCGTCAATTGGAATTTCGTACCCTTGCGCAAACAATTTTAGGAACAACAGAACCGGTTCAATCCAGTTTATTTGGTGAATCTCCTGAACAGAAAAGTGAAGTACCAGAAAAAGAATACAAAGTAGCAGATCATGATATTTCAAATACAAATCACACATATCATTTAGTTCAGTCAGATCAACAAATTGAAGAATTGCTTGCTTTATTAAATAAGGCCGAGATCATTTCATTTGATACAGAAACTACTGGAATTGATGCCAATCAGGCAGAATTAGTGGGAATGTCTTTTTGTATAAAAGCAACAGATGCATATTATGTTCCTGTTCCGGATGATGCAAATCATGCGAATGCTTTGGTTAAAAAATTTAAACCCTTATTAGAAGATAAAACTAAAAAATTTGTAGGCCAGAATATCAAATACGATATGTTGATGATGCGCTGGTATGGAGTTGAAATGCCAGCTCCGGAATTTGATACCATGATAGCCCATTATTTATTGGAACCGGATCACAGGCACAAGTTGGACTATTTAGCTGAGGCTTATCTCAATTATAAAATGGTTGCCATCGAAGAATTAATTGGTAAAAAGGGATCCGGTCAAGGGAGTATGCGCGATGTGCCATTAGAAAAAATTAAGGAATACGCTGCCGAAGATGCAGACATGACCTTGCAGATATATAAAATATTAAAAGAGGATATTGTCAAAGAGAATCTTGAAAATCTAATTCATGATATCGAATTACCACTGGTTTCCGTGTTGTGCGAAATTGAATACGAAGGAGTTAAAATTGATGGTAAGTTTTTAAATGATTACAGTAAAGTACTGGAAGCTCAGATTATAGATGCTGAAAAATTAATCTACAAGAAAGCAGGCACTCATTTTAATATTGCAAGTCCTAAACAAGTAGGAGAAATTTTATTTGATAAACTGAATATTCCATACAAGTGGAAAAAAACAAGTACCAATCAATATTCAACCGATGAAGAAAAGTTAACCGAACTTTCAGAAGATTTTGAGATTGTAAATGATATATTAAACCATCGTAAACTTTCCAAATTAAAATCTACCTATGTTGATGCCTTGCCTTTAATGATTAATCCTAAAACAGGTCGGGTTCATAGTTCATTTAATCAGGCACGTGCAGCAACAGGTCGACTTGCATCTGAAAATCCGAATTTGCAGAATATTCCAATCAAGGATGAAGCGGGTCGGGAAATTCGTAAAGCTTTTGTACCAAGAGATGAGAGCCATGTGTTGGTATCAGCCGACTATTCTCAAATTGAATTGAGACTGATTGCAGAAATAGCCCAGGAAGAAATGATGTTGGATGCTTTTATAAAAGGGCAGGATATTCACCGGGCCACTGCTGCAAAAGTTTATAATGTACCTTATGAAGAAGTTACAAGCGATCAACGAAGAAATGCTAAGACCGTAAATTTTTCAATTTTATACGGTGCCGGATCCACCAATATTTCCAGGCAATTGGGAATTTCCAGAGGGGATGCTAAAATCTTGATTGATCAATATTTTAGTACCTATAAAGACCTAAAATCCTATATGGCCAACGTCGTTGAAAATGCGCGGGCAAATGGATATGTTAAAACCTTATTGGGGCGTAAACGGGTCTTGCGTGACATTAATTCCAAAAATGCATTGGCGCGCACGAACGCAGAGCGTGTTGCGATCAACACGCCCATCCAGGGGACTGCTGCCGATATGATAAAAATTGCAATGGTCAATATTCACAAACGCTTGCATAAAGAACATTTAAACTCAAAAATGATTTTACAGGTGCATGACGAATTGGTGTTTGATGTACCAAAAATAGAGTTGGATACGATTAAGGAATTGGTGAGCTATGAAATGCGTCACGCAATTCCAAATTTAAAAGTTCCAATTGAAGTTGGAATTGATTCTGGTTTAAATTGGTTGGAAGCACATTAA
- a CDS encoding redoxin domain-containing protein, whose product MSSLHLGEKAPGFTLISSDKTEIRLADFQGHNVLLLFFPFAFTGTCTQEMCQMRDDITLYESLDAQILGISVDSPYTLAKFKEVNKIPYPLLSDFNKIVCKAYDCIDEVWNLGLRGVAKRSAFVLDKEGHLRYMEILDNPGNLPNFEAINHVLKNLN is encoded by the coding sequence ATGAGCAGTTTGCATTTAGGTGAAAAAGCCCCCGGATTTACCTTGATTTCGTCAGATAAAACAGAAATCCGATTGGCTGATTTTCAAGGACACAATGTATTGCTTTTGTTTTTCCCATTTGCATTTACTGGTACCTGTACTCAAGAAATGTGTCAAATGAGGGATGATATAACCCTATACGAATCATTGGATGCCCAAATTTTAGGGATATCTGTGGATTCTCCTTACACCTTGGCTAAATTTAAAGAAGTAAACAAAATTCCATATCCCTTGCTTTCAGATTTTAATAAAATTGTTTGTAAAGCCTATGACTGTATCGATGAAGTTTGGAATTTGGGACTACGGGGTGTTGCAAAACGTTCAGCTTTTGTTCTTGACAAAGAAGGACATCTTCGATATATGGAAATTTTGGATAATCCAGGAAATTTACCTAATTTCGAGGCGATAAATCATGTATTAAAAAATCTCAATTAA